In Arcobacter sp. LA11, the sequence TTGAAGCTGTATCAGATAAAATATCTCCAAAAATATTTCCAGTAACAATTACATCAAACTGTTTTGGGTTTCTTACTAGTTGCATTGCTGCGTTATCTACATACATATGAGACAGTTCTACTTCAGGGTAATCAACTGCTAGTTCTTCCATAGTATCTCTCCACAATTGAGAAACTTCAAGAACATTTGCTTTATCTACTGAACAAACTCTTTTATCTCTTTTCATTGCAAGTTCAAATGCTTGTTTACCTATTCTTACAATTTCTGGTTTTGTATATACCATTGTATTATAAGCTTTCTCTCCATCGTTTGCTCTTGGTTGTCCAAAATAGATTCCACCAATTAGTTCTCTTACAACCATAATATCAACACCTTCAATAACTTCAGGTTTTAGTGTTGAAGCATTTACTAGTTCATCATATATAATTGCTGGTCTTAAGTTTGCATATACACCCATTTTCTCTCTAAAAGATAAAAGTCCTGTTTCAGGTCTTAATTCTCTTGGCAAGGTATCCCATTTTTCTCCACCAATTGCTCCAAACAGACAAGCATCTGAATTTAAAACACCTTCTACTGTTTCTTCTGGAAGTGGTTTACCAGTT encodes:
- the leuB gene encoding 3-isopropylmalate dehydrogenase, with the protein product MKKYNISIIKGDGIGPEIVDEAIKVLDAVSYSCGFSLEYKEYLMGGIAIDVTGKPLPEETVEGVLNSDACLFGAIGGEKWDTLPRELRPETGLLSFREKMGVYANLRPAIIYDELVNASTLKPEVIEGVDIMVVRELIGGIYFGQPRANDGEKAYNTMVYTKPEIVRIGKQAFELAMKRDKRVCSVDKANVLEVSQLWRDTMEELAVDYPEVELSHMYVDNAAMQLVRNPKQFDVIVTGNIFGDILSDTASMVVGSIGLLPSASTGDKTAIYEPIHGSAPDIAGQG